A single genomic interval of Anaerobacillus sp. CMMVII harbors:
- the motP gene encoding flagellar motor protein MotP: MKRFDLLTPIGIFLGLTMVLFAIYSSSKSLDGVIYFIQAASVFVVFGGLIAALLINFTLPEIKLVPKVFKEAFREDRQNLPTLINTFVELSTKARREGLLALESTLDEVDDPFIKKGVLLAVDGIEPDIIKDIMMAEVVAMEERHRKGRAIIEKCGEYAPAWGMIGTLVGLVLMLQNLNDPATLGPNMAIALLTTLYGSLLANLVFIPMASKLANKTEEEVFVKQIIVEGVIGVQSGQNPKILEEKLSAFLPENGKKNIEIEGEGVVVDGA; encoded by the coding sequence ATGAAAAGATTTGATTTGTTGACACCAATTGGGATATTTTTAGGTTTAACGATGGTTTTGTTTGCTATTTACAGTAGTAGTAAAAGCTTAGATGGTGTAATCTATTTTATCCAGGCAGCATCAGTCTTTGTTGTATTTGGTGGTTTAATAGCAGCGCTGTTAATTAACTTCACATTACCAGAGATTAAACTAGTCCCTAAAGTTTTTAAGGAAGCATTTCGTGAAGATCGTCAAAATCTACCGACTTTAATAAATACATTTGTGGAGCTTTCAACTAAGGCTAGAAGAGAAGGGTTATTAGCGCTTGAATCTACTTTAGATGAAGTTGATGATCCATTTATTAAAAAAGGCGTTTTGCTTGCCGTAGATGGAATTGAACCCGATATTATTAAAGACATTATGATGGCAGAAGTAGTCGCCATGGAAGAACGACATCGTAAGGGACGAGCTATTATTGAAAAGTGTGGAGAATATGCTCCCGCTTGGGGGATGATTGGTACCCTTGTAGGATTAGTGTTAATGTTACAAAATTTAAATGACCCAGCTACTTTAGGTCCAAATATGGCGATTGCTTTGTTGACTACTCTATATGGGTCTTTACTTGCTAACTTGGTTTTTATTCCTATGGCTAGTAAACTAGCAAATAAGACTGAAGAAGAAGTATTCGTGAAACAAATTATCGTCGAAGGTGTTATTGGTGTTCAATCTGGTCAAAATCCAAAAATCTTAGAAGAAAAACTTAGTGCCTTCCTACCTGAAAATGGCAAGAAAAATATTGAAATAGAAGGAGAAGGAGTAGTAGTTGATGGAGCGTAG
- a CDS encoding bifunctional 3-deoxy-7-phosphoheptulonate synthase/chorismate mutase — translation MGNEQLEELRGKLDEVNLKLLDTINERAKLVQEIGKVKSSQGVNRFDPVRERKMLDLIAVNNEGPFETATLQHLFKQIFKASLELQEDDNRKALLVSRKKHPEDTIVNIKGETIGDGKQRLICGPCSVESYEQVASVAKVLKEQGLKLLRGGAFKPRTSPYDFQGLGLEGLQILKRVADEYDMAVISEIVDPKDIEAAVEYIDVIQIGARNMQNFELLKAAGSVNKPVLLKRGLSATIEEFINAAEYIISKGNGNIILCERGIRTYEKATRNTLDISAVPILKQETHLPVVVDVTHSTGRRDLLLPTAKAALAIGADAVMAEVHPDPAVALSDSAQQMDFAQFDKFIGDLRESGLYKL, via the coding sequence ATGGGTAACGAACAGTTAGAAGAGCTGAGAGGTAAATTAGACGAGGTAAACCTTAAGTTATTAGATACTATTAATGAAAGAGCAAAATTAGTTCAGGAAATTGGGAAAGTGAAAAGTAGCCAAGGGGTTAATCGCTTCGATCCTGTTCGTGAACGCAAAATGTTAGACTTGATTGCTGTAAACAATGAAGGTCCATTTGAAACGGCTACATTACAGCATTTATTCAAGCAAATTTTTAAAGCAAGCTTAGAGCTTCAAGAAGACGATAATCGTAAAGCTCTTTTAGTTTCCAGAAAAAAGCATCCTGAAGATACTATCGTTAATATTAAAGGCGAAACAATTGGAGATGGCAAGCAACGTTTAATTTGTGGCCCATGCTCAGTAGAGAGTTATGAGCAAGTTGCAAGTGTTGCTAAAGTATTAAAAGAACAAGGTCTCAAACTTTTACGTGGTGGTGCGTTCAAACCAAGAACCTCTCCATATGACTTCCAAGGTCTTGGACTTGAAGGTCTTCAAATTCTTAAGCGTGTAGCAGATGAATACGATATGGCTGTTATAAGTGAAATTGTTGATCCTAAAGATATTGAGGCAGCAGTTGAATATATTGATGTTATTCAAATTGGAGCCAGAAATATGCAGAACTTTGAATTGTTAAAAGCAGCAGGGTCAGTCAATAAACCGGTACTATTAAAACGTGGCTTATCAGCAACAATTGAAGAGTTCATTAATGCAGCAGAATATATTATTTCTAAAGGGAACGGAAACATTATTCTGTGTGAGCGTGGAATTCGTACTTATGAAAAAGCTACGCGTAACACACTAGATATTTCTGCTGTTCCAATTTTAAAGCAAGAGACACACTTACCGGTTGTCGTTGATGTAACACACTCTACTGGACGCCGTGATTTGCTTCTACCTACTGCAAAAGCTGCATTAGCGATTGGCGCAGATGCGGTAATGGCAGAAGTTCATCCAGATCCTGCAGTGGCCCTATCCGATTCAGCGCAACAAATGGATTTTGCTCAATTTGACAAATTTATTGGCGATTTACGCGAATCAGGGCTCTACAAACTTTAA
- a CDS encoding acetoin utilization AcuB family protein, protein MIVEQIMKRNVIKILDTASIKEAHELMDKNRVRHLPVVNEKEELVGIISDRDIRDARPSVFDTEEHLEYFANPVSKIMVSDVITAHPLDFVEDVSSIFYEHNIGCLPIEVNYKLVGIITETDILHTLVQLMGAHQPSSQVEVRVENIAGMLAEIATIIKKRNINITSVLVYPCEDLQNKVLVFRLQTMDPRGVIADIEKNGYKVLWPNLPGMTP, encoded by the coding sequence ATGATTGTGGAACAAATAATGAAACGAAACGTCATAAAAATACTCGATACAGCCTCGATTAAAGAAGCGCATGAACTTATGGACAAAAATCGAGTTCGCCATTTACCTGTCGTTAACGAAAAAGAGGAACTAGTAGGAATTATCTCAGATCGAGATATTCGTGACGCTAGGCCCTCGGTTTTTGATACTGAGGAACACTTGGAATACTTCGCAAATCCAGTTTCAAAAATCATGGTGTCAGATGTCATAACTGCTCATCCTCTTGATTTTGTAGAAGATGTCTCGTCTATTTTTTATGAACATAATATTGGATGTCTTCCCATCGAGGTAAACTATAAATTAGTAGGAATCATAACAGAAACTGATATTTTACACACACTTGTCCAATTAATGGGAGCCCATCAGCCAAGTTCTCAAGTTGAAGTTCGTGTTGAAAATATTGCTGGCATGCTCGCTGAAATTGCAACGATAATTAAAAAACGCAATATTAACATTACTAGTGTGTTAGTTTATCCATGTGAAGATTTACAAAATAAAGTCCTTGTTTTTCGGTTACAAACGATGGATCCACGGGGTGTGATTGCTGATATTGAAAAAAATGGCTACAAAGTCCTTTGGCCAAACCTACCAGGAATGACACCATGA
- a CDS encoding acetoin utilization protein AcuC, which translates to MKNAAFIYSQEQQTYRFSSDHPFNQKRLDLTFDLLKYSGAIQNNDIIAPRMATDEELFLIHDKDYVNAVKLAGMGELHPSIATNYGIGTDDTPMFPNMHEAAALLVGGTLTAVDLVMQGKYLHACNLSGGLHHGFKGRASGFCIYNDSSIAIEYMRKNYHARVLYVDTDAHHGDGVQWAFYDDNDVCTLSIHETGRFLFPGTGNINERGSGKGYGYSVNIPVDAFTEDESWLHAYRTSLREVAEFFKPDVIITQNGADSHYYDPLTHLCSTIEIYREIPKLAHEIAHEFCGGKWIAVGGGGYDIWRVVPRAWAMLWLEMTDNPSARGTLPKEWYTKWQKKAPVQLPTTWEDILPIYPEIPRHKEIAEKNALTVEKALSHLRNEKEKRKEQLG; encoded by the coding sequence ATGAAAAATGCTGCTTTTATCTATTCGCAAGAGCAGCAAACCTATCGATTTAGTAGTGACCACCCCTTTAATCAAAAACGTCTTGACTTAACTTTTGACCTCTTAAAATATAGTGGTGCAATTCAAAACAATGATATTATTGCACCTAGAATGGCAACCGATGAAGAATTATTTTTAATTCATGATAAGGATTATGTCAATGCTGTTAAGCTTGCCGGTATGGGCGAATTACATCCATCCATTGCTACAAACTACGGTATAGGAACAGATGATACTCCAATGTTTCCTAATATGCACGAAGCAGCAGCACTTCTAGTAGGTGGCACACTAACTGCCGTTGACTTAGTAATGCAAGGAAAATACTTGCATGCATGTAATTTAAGTGGTGGGCTGCATCATGGATTCAAGGGCCGAGCTTCCGGTTTTTGTATTTACAATGATAGCTCTATCGCTATTGAATATATGCGCAAAAATTACCATGCAAGAGTGTTATATGTTGATACTGATGCACATCATGGAGATGGTGTTCAGTGGGCTTTTTATGATGATAATGATGTTTGCACCTTATCCATTCATGAAACAGGGCGTTTTTTATTCCCGGGAACCGGTAACATTAATGAGCGTGGTAGTGGCAAGGGCTACGGGTATTCCGTTAACATTCCTGTGGATGCGTTTACAGAAGATGAATCCTGGCTTCATGCCTATAGAACATCGCTCAGAGAAGTAGCTGAGTTTTTCAAACCTGATGTTATCATTACTCAAAACGGAGCCGATTCTCACTACTATGATCCACTTACTCACCTTTGTTCAACCATCGAAATCTATCGCGAAATTCCAAAGTTAGCGCATGAAATTGCCCATGAATTTTGTGGTGGCAAATGGATTGCTGTTGGTGGCGGTGGCTACGATATTTGGCGAGTAGTGCCAAGAGCGTGGGCAATGCTTTGGCTTGAAATGACTGACAACCCTAGTGCTAGAGGCACCCTTCCTAAAGAATGGTACACAAAGTGGCAAAAAAAAGCTCCAGTTCAGTTGCCAACTACCTGGGAAGACATTTTACCAATTTATCCTGAAATCCCACGTCATAAAGAAATTGCTGAAAAAAATGCCCTAACTGTTGAAAAAGCCCTTTCTCACCTAAGAAATGAAAAAGAAAAAAGAAAGGAGCAACTGGGATAG
- the ccpA gene encoding catabolite control protein A has translation MNTTIYDVAREAGVSMATVSRVVNGNPNVKPTTRKKVLEAIERLGYRPNAVARGLASKRTTTVGVIIPDISSIFFAELARGIEDIATMYKYNIILCNSDQNKEKEIHLINTLLEKQVDGIVFMGGQITDDHVEEFKRSPVPIVLSATIDQKKEFPSVNINYEQAAYDAVKFLIDNGHTKIGMLTGSLEDPVNGYQKYAGFRKALEDANITFNEDYVVVGDYTYDSGIEAMEKFLELSERPTAIFAGTDEMALGIIHGAQDKGLNVPEDIEVIGFDNTRLAAMVRPTLTSVVQPMYDIGAVSMRLLTKYMNKEEVSDEVVLLPHRIEFRNSTK, from the coding sequence GTGAATACAACGATATATGATGTAGCAAGAGAAGCAGGAGTGTCAATGGCAACAGTTTCACGTGTAGTAAATGGAAACCCAAATGTCAAACCGACAACAAGGAAAAAGGTACTAGAAGCAATTGAAAGATTAGGTTATCGTCCGAATGCAGTAGCTCGTGGTTTGGCAAGCAAACGAACAACAACTGTCGGAGTTATCATACCTGATATTTCAAGTATCTTCTTTGCAGAATTGGCGAGAGGAATTGAAGATATTGCAACTATGTATAAATATAACATTATCCTGTGTAATTCTGATCAAAATAAAGAAAAAGAAATCCACCTCATTAATACGTTGTTAGAGAAACAAGTGGATGGAATTGTTTTCATGGGTGGGCAAATAACAGATGATCATGTAGAAGAGTTTAAGCGTTCGCCTGTACCAATTGTTTTGTCAGCAACAATTGATCAGAAAAAAGAATTTCCATCGGTTAATATTAACTATGAACAAGCTGCGTACGATGCAGTCAAATTCTTAATAGATAATGGCCATACTAAGATCGGAATGCTAACGGGTTCGTTGGAAGACCCAGTAAATGGTTATCAAAAATATGCTGGGTTTAGAAAAGCACTTGAAGATGCAAATATTACTTTTAATGAAGATTATGTGGTTGTAGGTGACTATACATACGATTCAGGAATCGAGGCAATGGAAAAATTCCTTGAATTGAGTGAGCGTCCAACAGCAATATTTGCAGGAACAGATGAAATGGCATTAGGAATTATTCATGGCGCACAGGACAAGGGATTAAATGTACCTGAAGACATAGAAGTAATTGGATTTGATAACACACGATTAGCTGCAATGGTTCGCCCAACGCTAACATCAGTGGTTCAACCGATGTATGATATTGGAGCTGTTTCAATGCGTTTACTAACAAAGTATATGAACAAAGAAGAAGTATCAGACGAAGTGGTCTTGCTACCACATCGAATTGAGTTTAGAAATTCTACAAAATAA
- the acsA gene encoding acetate--CoA ligase produces the protein MQVQAIPAVKGDYHLEDYNKIVENFDWSQVEEQFSWYKTGKMNIAYEAIDRHAQSEKKNQVALYYKDDTRREKYTFKEMMELTNKAGNVLRQQGVEKGDRIFIFMPRSPELYFCLLGAIKLGAIVGPLFEAFMEAAVYDRLNDSQAKVLVTTPELVGRVARDNLPSLEKIVLVGDGVVEDDKTVDFGKAIEQASKKLEIEWVDREDGMLLHYTSGSTGKPKGVLHVHNAMVQQYQTAKWVLDLKEDDVYWCTADPGWVTGTVYGVFGPWLHGASNVVRGGRFNPEDWYKTIEDYGVTVWYSAPTAFRMLMGIGEELIHRFDLTSLRHILSVGEPLNPEVVKWGVKVFHLRIHDTWWMTETGSMMICNYASLPIKPGSMGKPIPGVEAAIIDDHGNVLPPNRMGNLALKKGWPSMMRAIWNNPQKYSEYFTDNGWYISGDSAYMDEEGYFWFQGRIDDVINTSGERVGPFEVESKLVEHPAIAEAGVIGIPDPVRGTIIKAFISLREGFEQSEELKEEIRLFVKKELSAHATPRQIEFRDKLPKTRSGKIMRRVLKAWELDLPTGDLSTMED, from the coding sequence ATGCAAGTACAAGCGATTCCTGCAGTAAAAGGAGATTATCATTTAGAAGATTATAACAAAATAGTAGAGAATTTTGACTGGAGTCAAGTAGAGGAACAATTCTCATGGTACAAAACCGGAAAAATGAACATAGCATATGAGGCGATTGACCGTCATGCCCAAAGCGAAAAGAAAAATCAAGTTGCCCTCTATTATAAAGACGACACGAGACGTGAAAAATACACGTTTAAAGAAATGATGGAACTTACAAATAAAGCTGGTAATGTGTTAAGACAGCAAGGTGTTGAAAAAGGAGATCGTATATTTATCTTTATGCCAAGATCTCCAGAACTTTATTTTTGCTTATTAGGTGCGATCAAGCTTGGTGCAATTGTTGGTCCACTTTTTGAGGCGTTTATGGAAGCTGCTGTGTATGATCGACTAAATGACAGTCAAGCAAAAGTATTAGTAACAACTCCTGAATTAGTAGGACGTGTAGCTAGAGACAACTTACCTTCCCTAGAGAAAATTGTCCTAGTTGGCGATGGAGTAGTTGAAGATGATAAAACTGTAGATTTTGGCAAAGCGATTGAACAAGCCAGTAAGAAGTTAGAAATTGAATGGGTAGATCGAGAAGATGGGATGCTACTTCATTATACATCAGGTTCAACAGGTAAACCTAAAGGGGTATTGCATGTTCATAATGCTATGGTTCAGCAATATCAAACAGCAAAATGGGTCTTAGATTTAAAAGAGGACGATGTTTATTGGTGCACGGCAGATCCAGGTTGGGTAACTGGTACGGTTTATGGTGTTTTTGGGCCATGGTTACATGGCGCATCCAACGTAGTTAGAGGCGGGCGCTTCAATCCAGAGGATTGGTATAAAACGATTGAAGACTACGGAGTCACTGTCTGGTATAGTGCGCCTACTGCCTTTAGAATGTTAATGGGGATTGGTGAAGAGTTAATTCACCGTTTTGATCTAACATCACTTCGCCATATTTTGAGTGTTGGTGAACCGTTAAATCCTGAAGTAGTAAAATGGGGAGTTAAGGTATTTCACTTAAGAATTCACGATACATGGTGGATGACTGAAACCGGCTCAATGATGATTTGCAATTACGCATCATTACCGATAAAACCAGGATCAATGGGCAAACCGATTCCAGGTGTAGAAGCAGCTATCATTGATGATCATGGAAATGTTCTTCCACCAAATCGAATGGGGAATTTAGCCCTTAAAAAAGGCTGGCCGTCGATGATGCGTGCGATCTGGAACAATCCTCAAAAGTACTCAGAATATTTCACAGATAATGGCTGGTACATTTCAGGCGATTCTGCTTACATGGACGAAGAGGGGTACTTCTGGTTCCAGGGGAGAATTGATGATGTTATTAATACCTCTGGCGAGCGAGTTGGCCCATTTGAAGTTGAAAGCAAATTAGTGGAGCACCCAGCAATTGCAGAAGCAGGAGTAATTGGTATTCCTGATCCTGTAAGGGGCACAATTATTAAGGCGTTTATTTCCTTAAGGGAAGGATTTGAACAAAGCGAAGAGCTGAAAGAGGAAATTCGTCTTTTTGTGAAAAAAGAACTTTCGGCACATGCGACACCTCGACAAATAGAGTTTCGCGATAAGCTGCCAAAAACAAGAAGTGGTAAGATTATGAGGCGAGTATTAAAGGCGTGGGAATTAGATTTACCGACAGGTGATTTATCGACGATGGAAGATTAA
- a CDS encoding 5'-methylthioadenosine/adenosylhomocysteine nucleosidase — translation MIIGIIGAMDEEIKLLKENIEIEEEVVKATITFYVGTLHGKEVVICKSGVGKVNAAITTQLLVDHFSVSKLIFTGVAGAVDPNLNIGDIVISTSAIQHDLDASALGFKKGEVPMFAYSSDFPADESLINLAKDAAKALEGVNVIKGRILSGDQFIADHQKVAELGELFEGKCVEMEGASVAHVAMLNNIPFVVIRSMSDKANGEANVNFAEFTKLASERSFSIVNSMVDKM, via the coding sequence ATGATAATCGGAATTATTGGTGCAATGGATGAGGAAATTAAATTATTGAAGGAAAATATAGAGATTGAGGAAGAGGTTGTTAAAGCAACTATCACGTTTTATGTAGGGACACTTCATGGGAAAGAAGTGGTTATTTGTAAGTCAGGTGTCGGTAAAGTTAATGCGGCTATTACAACACAACTTCTGGTCGACCATTTTTCTGTTTCTAAACTAATATTCACTGGAGTAGCAGGGGCGGTTGATCCAAATTTAAATATTGGTGATATCGTCATATCCACTAGTGCAATTCAACATGATTTAGATGCATCCGCCCTAGGATTTAAAAAAGGAGAAGTACCCATGTTTGCTTACTCCTCTGACTTTCCTGCAGATGAGTCTTTAATCAACCTTGCAAAAGATGCGGCAAAAGCTCTTGAAGGTGTGAATGTAATAAAAGGGAGAATATTGAGTGGCGACCAATTTATTGCTGATCACCAAAAGGTAGCAGAGTTAGGTGAGCTTTTTGAGGGGAAATGTGTTGAGATGGAAGGGGCTTCTGTTGCACATGTAGCAATGCTTAATAATATTCCTTTTGTCGTTATTCGTTCGATGTCAGATAAAGCAAATGGAGAAGCCAACGTCAATTTTGCAGAATTTACAAAACTTGCTTCAGAAAGATCCTTCTCAATTGTAAACTCAATGGTTGATAAAATGTAA
- the motS gene encoding flagellar motor protein MotS, producing the protein MERRRQPKQEKGAPKWMVTFSDLMTLILVFFILLFSMSVVDATKFRAVADSFQNRAIFDFYPSIIPFDSLNEDNDVKEKTKDNVHDPLRDVNNQEKDSNQELDRLLQEVQEFLVENQLHDVISAFRDDRGVVLVLQERTLFESGEAQILDGAKPFLIKVGTLLEHIPNLVKVEGHTDSRPISTFRYPSNWELSGARASSVIRFLIDENKIEPYRFLAVGYGDTRPIVPNTTSENLQKNRRVVIVITDPNNPQSDL; encoded by the coding sequence ATGGAGCGTAGAAGACAACCTAAACAAGAGAAGGGTGCTCCAAAATGGATGGTAACTTTTTCAGATCTAATGACTCTTATCCTAGTATTCTTTATTCTTCTATTCTCTATGTCAGTAGTAGATGCAACAAAATTTCGAGCTGTAGCGGATTCGTTTCAAAATAGGGCTATTTTTGATTTTTATCCTTCAATAATCCCATTTGATAGCTTAAATGAAGACAATGATGTTAAGGAAAAAACGAAGGATAATGTTCATGACCCGTTAAGAGATGTTAACAATCAAGAAAAAGACAGTAATCAAGAACTAGATCGACTTCTACAGGAAGTCCAAGAGTTTTTAGTCGAGAATCAGTTGCATGATGTGATTTCAGCTTTTAGAGATGATCGTGGCGTTGTGCTTGTCTTACAGGAACGAACACTATTTGAATCAGGAGAAGCCCAGATACTAGATGGTGCAAAACCATTTTTAATAAAAGTGGGGACCTTATTGGAACACATTCCTAATCTAGTAAAAGTCGAAGGTCATACTGACAGTCGTCCAATTAGTACCTTTCGTTATCCTTCAAACTGGGAGTTATCTGGCGCTCGCGCTAGTAGTGTTATACGTTTCCTTATTGATGAAAATAAGATCGAACCTTACCGTTTCCTTGCAGTAGGATATGGAGATACAAGACCTATAGTTCCTAATACAACATCTGAAAACCTTCAAAAAAATAGACGTGTCGTAATCGTTATTACTGACCCTAATAACCCGCAAAGTGATCTTTAG
- a CDS encoding GNAT family N-acetyltransferase yields MNHKKTYNALELKTGQHTLIIEGPIAAKELEAYRFHEGLVAFRPPEKQFKALLSIADLPEGRIIIARDHDVIVGYATFIYPDELERWSEAKMDNLIELGAIEVAAAYRGAKVGKNMLKVAMMDDAMEDYITITTEYYWHWDLKGTGLSIWDYRKVMEKMMNAGGLVWFATDDPEICSHPANCLMVRIGKRIDQESIQRFDRIRFQNRFMY; encoded by the coding sequence ATGAACCATAAAAAAACTTATAATGCACTAGAATTGAAAACAGGTCAGCATACGTTGATTATAGAAGGACCAATCGCTGCAAAGGAGCTAGAAGCTTATAGATTTCATGAAGGGTTAGTTGCCTTCAGACCGCCTGAAAAACAATTTAAAGCCCTACTAAGTATTGCCGATCTTCCAGAAGGCCGAATTATTATTGCTAGAGATCATGATGTAATTGTTGGGTATGCTACTTTTATTTATCCTGACGAACTAGAAAGATGGTCTGAAGCAAAGATGGATAATTTAATAGAATTAGGAGCTATAGAAGTGGCGGCTGCCTACCGTGGAGCTAAAGTTGGTAAGAATATGCTTAAGGTTGCCATGATGGACGACGCCATGGAGGACTATATTACCATCACTACCGAATATTATTGGCATTGGGATTTAAAAGGAACTGGCTTATCTATATGGGATTATCGCAAAGTAATGGAAAAGATGATGAATGCTGGGGGCTTAGTTTGGTTTGCAACAGATGACCCTGAAATTTGTTCCCACCCTGCAAATTGCTTAATGGTAAGGATCGGAAAGCGAATTGATCAAGAGTCCATTCAACGATTCGATCGTATTCGTTTTCAAAACCGGTTTATGTACTAA